One window of the Peptacetobacter hiranonis genome contains the following:
- a CDS encoding nitroreductase family protein — translation MNSIFHRTSVRKYTNQPVEQEKIEKILRAGMAAPSAMNQQPWEFYVVENKEVLEKLSKCSQYAGSVEKSAVTFVVCYRNDSLRADYREIDCSACTENMLLEIDHLGLGAVWIGIAPIKERMDDVAKLLDMPENLSAFALIACGYPENIKEQQDRFEENRIHYIK, via the coding sequence ATGAATAGTATATTCCACAGAACTAGTGTAAGAAAGTACACTAATCAGCCTGTAGAACAGGAAAAAATAGAAAAAATATTAAGAGCTGGTATGGCAGCACCATCTGCAATGAACCAACAACCATGGGAATTCTACGTTGTAGAAAATAAAGAAGTGTTAGAAAAACTATCAAAATGTAGCCAATATGCGGGAAGTGTTGAAAAATCAGCAGTTACATTTGTCGTATGCTATAGAAACGACTCTCTTCGCGCTGATTACAGAGAAATAGACTGTTCTGCATGCACAGAAAATATGCTTCTTGAAATAGATCATCTAGGACTTGGAGCAGTTTGGATTGGTATCGCTCCAATAAAAGAAAGAATGGACGATGTCGCTAAACTATTAGATATGCCAGAAAACCTAAGCGCATTTGCACTAATAGCTTGCGGATATCCAGAAAACATAAAAGAACAACAGGATAGATTTGAAGAAAATAGAATACATTACATAAAATAA
- a CDS encoding LptM family lipoprotein, translating to MKKLKTLLALVIVTSLALVGCGQKAAEEPTKKDESPFEKVAALYEEQIKGHEEIDFGIDSYGSENATYMYEYAFVNMNDDDIPELLIGKTDESFGVKYIKVFYYDKENNKLLSPTKNIEIGVAGAGGFRADVVASNKKDGLILEQGSGMNGQFEIVRINLDIKEDGTVELKNTTLQEYMLGDAVERETEGEGKIITWYAIDDLSALEQFKAGKLDLNKEPEESAESQPKEETEQPKETGAVVDNKTVFQGTLKYLSYNEVLELQGIDDPNAGYADTSEKFAILVLGGETDVTAESGDGTGSHTDKAKMIKLANFADAANYNGKEVKVKITSMFWPSDTSLPLLEPYALEGEYEIVE from the coding sequence ATGAAAAAATTAAAAACATTATTGGCATTGGTAATTGTGACATCATTGGCGCTTGTTGGCTGTGGTCAAAAGGCTGCCGAAGAACCAACGAAAAAGGATGAAAGTCCTTTTGAAAAAGTGGCTGCATTGTATGAAGAGCAGATTAAGGGTCACGAGGAGATTGATTTTGGAATTGATAGCTACGGAAGCGAAAATGCGACATATATGTACGAATATGCTTTTGTAAATATGAATGATGATGATATACCAGAGCTACTTATTGGAAAGACAGATGAGTCATTTGGTGTTAAATATATTAAAGTATTCTACTACGACAAAGAAAACAACAAACTACTATCACCAACTAAAAATATAGAAATTGGTGTAGCTGGTGCTGGTGGATTTAGAGCCGATGTAGTTGCATCAAATAAAAAAGATGGATTAATATTAGAGCAAGGAAGTGGAATGAACGGTCAGTTTGAGATTGTAAGAATAAATTTAGATATAAAAGAAGATGGAACAGTTGAGCTTAAAAATACAACATTGCAAGAATATATGTTAGGAGATGCAGTAGAAAGAGAAACTGAAGGAGAAGGCAAAATTATCACTTGGTACGCAATCGATGATTTATCAGCTTTAGAACAATTTAAAGCAGGCAAACTTGACTTGAATAAAGAACCAGAAGAAAGTGCAGAGTCTCAGCCTAAAGAAGAAACTGAACAACCAAAAGAAACAGGAGCAGTTGTAGATAATAAGACTGTGTTCCAGGGTACACTAAAATACTTATCATACAATGAGGTGCTAGAGCTACAGGGTATAGATGATCCTAACGCTGGATATGCAGATACTAGTGAAAAATTCGCAATATTAGTACTTGGTGGCGAAACAGATGTCACTGCAGAGAGTGGAGACGGAACTGGTTCACACACAGACAAGGCTAAAATGATAAAACTTGCCAACTTTGCTGATGCAGCAAACTACAATGGTAAAGAAGTTAAGGTTAAGATTACAAGTATGTTCTGGCCTTCAGATACAAGTCTACCATTATTAGAGCCATATGCATTAGAGGGAGAATATGAAATAGTTGAATAG
- a CDS encoding DUF1847 domain-containing protein encodes MEKKELTCIDCFVTNCNKEDKEYPDFCLTTNMDEDVLNEAMELYKEDENRRSMIAAGEVEHDHYCRYTRVEEIMAYARKMGMKKLGIATCVGLISESRKLASILRYNGFEVYGVACKVGTQKKVDVGIPERCNEIGENMCNPILQAKLLNEAGTELNIVMGLCVGHDSLFYKYSDALVTTGVTKDRVTGHNPVAAIYGADFYFKKRFFPPKDEEEK; translated from the coding sequence ATGGAAAAGAAAGAATTAACTTGTATAGACTGTTTTGTCACTAATTGCAACAAAGAGGATAAAGAATATCCAGACTTTTGCTTAACAACAAATATGGATGAAGATGTGTTAAATGAAGCAATGGAACTTTACAAAGAGGACGAAAACCGTCGCTCAATGATAGCTGCTGGTGAGGTTGAACACGACCATTATTGTCGGTATACTAGAGTTGAGGAAATAATGGCTTATGCTAGAAAAATGGGAATGAAAAAGCTTGGAATAGCTACTTGTGTTGGTTTAATCAGTGAGAGTAGAAAACTTGCTTCAATCCTAAGATACAACGGATTTGAAGTTTACGGTGTGGCTTGTAAGGTTGGTACTCAGAAGAAGGTTGACGTTGGTATCCCAGAGAGATGCAACGAAATCGGTGAAAATATGTGCAACCCAATTCTTCAGGCTAAGCTTTTAAACGAAGCTGGAACTGAGCTAAACATAGTGATGGGGCTATGTGTAGGTCACGATAGCTTATTCTACAAATACTCTGATGCATTGGTTACAACTGGTGTGACAAAAGACAGAGTGACAGGACATAACCCAGTTGCTGCTATTTACGGAGCTGATTTCTACTTTAAAAAGAGATTTTTCCCACCAAAAGATGAAGAAGAAAAATAG
- a CDS encoding DUF1653 domain-containing protein has product MREVVVNRLYRHFKGNFYYVKDVAQHTETGEMMVVYQAMYGGYGTFVRPVDMFLEEVDPEREDNVTGQKYRFELYEK; this is encoded by the coding sequence ATGAGAGAAGTTGTGGTTAATAGGTTGTATAGACATTTTAAGGGGAATTTTTATTATGTGAAGGATGTTGCTCAGCATACGGAAACTGGTGAGATGATGGTTGTGTACCAGGCGATGTATGGAGGGTATGGTACTTTTGTTAGACCAGTGGATATGTTTTTAGAGGAGGTAGATCCTGAGAGAGAGGATAATGTTACTGGGCAGAAGTATAGATTTGAGCTTTATGAGAAGTAG
- a CDS encoding metallophosphoesterase, with protein MRYYVVSDVHGFFSEMKAALEDKGFFEDKEPHKLVVCGDLFDRGTEALELEEFVLDLISKDDVILIRGNHEDLLMELLHGWSNRSYFQMHHSSNGTLDTVCQLTNSTMDEIYYNPDDVARKLIRNESIRTIIPRMVDYFETERYVFVHGWVPCTQMYDKTELIGYEIDENWREASIKSWEKARWINGMEAAHYGAKVDGKTVVCGHWHCSFGHSKYEGDGGEFDNKPNFDTYYADGIIALDACTTVSKKVNCIVVED; from the coding sequence ATGAGATATTATGTTGTTTCAGATGTGCATGGATTTTTTAGTGAGATGAAAGCAGCTCTTGAGGATAAGGGCTTTTTTGAGGATAAGGAGCCACATAAGTTGGTTGTTTGTGGTGATTTGTTTGATAGAGGAACTGAGGCTTTGGAGCTAGAGGAGTTTGTTCTTGATTTGATTTCTAAGGATGATGTTATTCTTATTAGAGGAAATCACGAGGATTTACTCATGGAGCTTCTACATGGTTGGAGCAATAGGAGTTATTTTCAGATGCATCATTCGTCAAATGGGACATTGGACACAGTTTGTCAGCTTACAAATTCTACTATGGACGAGATTTATTATAATCCTGACGATGTCGCTAGAAAGCTTATCAGAAATGAGTCTATTAGAACAATTATACCGAGAATGGTAGACTATTTTGAGACTGAGAGATATGTTTTTGTTCATGGTTGGGTTCCTTGTACTCAGATGTATGATAAAACGGAACTAATAGGTTATGAAATAGATGAAAATTGGAGAGAGGCTAGTATCAAGTCTTGGGAAAAGGCGAGATGGATCAACGGTATGGAGGCTGCACATTATGGTGCGAAGGTCGATGGAAAGACTGTTGTTTGTGGGCATTGGCACTGTTCTTTTGGTCATAGTAAGTATGAGGGAGATGGCGGTGAGTTTGACAATAAGCCTAACTTTGATACGTATTATGCGGATGGAATTATTGCTTTAGATGCTTGCACTACGGTTTCTAAGAAAGTTAACTGTATTGTTGTTGAAGATTAA
- a CDS encoding peptide MFS transporter — translation MEATKTKKKKPFGFYVCALGFTFERIAFYTAKYLLAIWIVTEVASGGLGLPDEKGVAMSAAFVAWTYITPIFGGYIADHWISPRICVPVGMILMGLGYLCTWKADSMGLVWAMIVLVSIGTGLFKGNLSGINGLLFHNSDELDEAFSIQYSFVNVGSFIGTTFIAMLATTGLFGIKTSFNTVFLICAIFMFIDAAWFILNGKALGDAGKEPFKADQREFETVAKKDDAAGDKLTSGDAKRIGAIVLVTLFSAIFWMVWYMAYMPAYYRFGWGDGSSYMNLANWYIGSFQIPTSWFDSMNALVCIALGPVLAAVWAKMAKRPQGDISMFKKTALGIILVGVSYIVMVVADKIAMANGQCSFLWLALVSMLMSLGEMIFSPLGNSFISKLAPAKVLGLLLGFWPIAVFIAQYIYPSLYAWLKTLNFTVGYGGLAAVIIALGVILWLCSGKLDEMEKAE, via the coding sequence ATGGAAGCAACTAAAACTAAAAAGAAAAAACCATTTGGCTTCTATGTATGTGCGTTAGGATTTACATTTGAACGTATAGCATTCTACACAGCAAAATACTTATTAGCTATATGGATAGTAACAGAAGTAGCATCTGGTGGATTAGGATTACCAGATGAAAAAGGTGTTGCAATGTCAGCAGCATTCGTAGCATGGACTTATATAACACCAATATTTGGTGGATACATAGCTGACCATTGGATCAGTCCAAGAATATGTGTTCCAGTAGGTATGATACTTATGGGACTTGGATATTTATGTACTTGGAAAGCAGATTCTATGGGATTAGTTTGGGCAATGATAGTATTAGTTTCAATAGGAACAGGATTATTCAAAGGTAACTTATCTGGTATAAATGGATTATTATTCCATAACTCAGATGAGCTTGATGAAGCGTTCTCAATTCAGTACTCATTCGTAAACGTTGGTTCTTTCATAGGAACAACTTTCATAGCAATGTTAGCAACAACTGGATTATTTGGTATAAAAACAAGCTTCAACACTGTATTCTTAATATGTGCAATATTCATGTTTATAGATGCAGCTTGGTTTATATTAAATGGTAAAGCTTTAGGTGATGCAGGTAAAGAACCTTTCAAAGCTGACCAGCGTGAATTCGAAACTGTAGCTAAAAAAGATGATGCAGCTGGAGATAAATTAACTTCAGGAGATGCAAAACGTATAGGAGCTATAGTATTAGTTACATTATTCTCAGCTATATTCTGGATGGTATGGTATATGGCTTACATGCCAGCATACTACAGATTTGGATGGGGAGATGGTTCATCTTACATGAACTTAGCAAACTGGTATATAGGAAGTTTCCAGATACCAACTTCTTGGTTCGACTCAATGAACGCATTAGTTTGTATAGCACTTGGACCAGTTCTAGCTGCTGTATGGGCTAAAATGGCTAAGAGACCTCAGGGAGATATAAGTATGTTCAAGAAAACTGCACTAGGTATAATACTAGTTGGTGTTTCTTACATAGTAATGGTTGTAGCTGATAAGATAGCTATGGCAAACGGACAGTGCTCATTCTTATGGTTAGCACTTGTAAGTATGCTTATGTCTTTAGGTGAAATGATATTCTCACCATTAGGAAACTCATTTATATCTAAGTTAGCTCCAGCTAAGGTTCTAGGATTATTACTTGGATTCTGGCCAATAGCTGTTTTCATAGCTCAGTATATATACCCAAGTCTATACGCTTGGTTAAAAACTTTAAACTTCACTGTTGGTTACGGTGGATTAGCTGCTGTAATAATAGCTTTAGGTGTAATACTATGGTTATGCAGTGGTAAACTTGATGAAATGGAAAAAGCAGAATAA
- a CDS encoding DUF4253 domain-containing protein codes for MLIDKIIERIENEKNCIENIPNEIGNAKKETPIVQEMSKQAKIMKSFLNCDCKYYPLNSEDNDIICGYLESLQRSKDGSFIPIIVDISDNLLDAVIMNAVIDSDDDSESIMDLGIRENKKRDEFFKNGMIDFETSEVIERYRKNMISKNFSAGKELLDEMIENNREYFGGYELEKDELEVEDDPTADMDDLDFEEEMEKQGEILIAEIPVENPWEIFAYIPFGGWNDCPGNEDIMSISKYWFEKYGAIPFAISNNTLEYIVKNPVDDENKIRFTEEFYAFCPDSVDKYMENFNIDKLAKKIYGKKIWHFCWN; via the coding sequence ATGTTGATTGATAAAATAATTGAGAGAATTGAAAATGAAAAAAACTGCATAGAAAATATACCGAATGAGATAGGTAACGCAAAAAAAGAAACTCCAATCGTGCAAGAAATGTCTAAGCAAGCAAAGATAATGAAGAGCTTTTTAAACTGCGACTGCAAATATTATCCACTAAACTCTGAGGATAACGATATCATATGTGGATATCTTGAGTCGCTTCAAAGGTCAAAAGATGGTAGTTTTATCCCTATTATTGTGGATATAAGTGATAATTTACTAGATGCTGTTATTATGAATGCAGTTATAGACAGCGACGACGACTCTGAAAGTATAATGGACTTAGGGATTAGAGAGAATAAAAAAAGAGACGAGTTTTTCAAGAATGGGATGATAGACTTTGAAACCAGTGAAGTGATAGAAAGATATAGAAAAAATATGATTTCTAAGAACTTTTCTGCTGGAAAAGAGCTATTAGACGAGATGATTGAGAATAATAGAGAGTATTTTGGTGGATATGAGCTTGAAAAGGACGAGCTTGAGGTTGAAGATGATCCGACTGCGGATATGGATGATTTAGATTTTGAAGAGGAAATGGAAAAGCAGGGAGAAATCTTAATTGCAGAAATTCCTGTGGAAAATCCTTGGGAAATATTTGCATATATTCCATTTGGCGGTTGGAATGATTGCCCAGGAAATGAGGATATTATGTCTATTTCTAAGTATTGGTTTGAAAAATACGGAGCAATTCCTTTTGCAATAAGCAACAATACTCTTGAATATATAGTAAAAAATCCTGTTGATGACGAGAATAAAATCAGATTTACAGAAGAATTTTACGCATTTTGCCCAGACAGTGTGGACAAATACATGGAAAACTTTAACATAGACAAACTAGCTAAAAAAATATATGGAAAAAAAATCTGGCATTTCTGCTGGAATTAA
- a CDS encoding nucleotidyltransferase domain-containing protein has protein sequence MINLKLKNLRKEKKLTQAKCAEYLGIPLRTYQNYENDESKSGSIKYAFMLQKLEEYGVIDESHGVLSIEQIREICTRVFEGLEIEYCYLFGSYAKGTANDNSDVDLMVKTDISGLKFYDLIEKLREELNKKVDLLNFEQLNNNLDLINEILKDGIKIYG, from the coding sequence GTGATAAATTTGAAACTTAAAAATCTTCGTAAAGAGAAAAAATTAACTCAAGCTAAATGTGCTGAATATCTTGGAATTCCACTTCGAACATATCAGAATTATGAAAATGATGAGTCAAAATCTGGCTCTATTAAATATGCATTTATGTTACAAAAGTTAGAAGAATATGGGGTTATAGATGAGAGCCATGGTGTTTTGAGTATAGAGCAAATTAGAGAAATTTGTACGAGAGTATTTGAAGGTTTGGAGATAGAGTATTGTTATCTTTTTGGCTCTTATGCTAAAGGAACAGCAAATGATAATAGTGATGTAGATCTTATGGTAAAGACTGATATTTCAGGTTTAAAATTCTATGATTTGATAGAAAAATTAAGAGAAGAGTTAAATAAAAAGGTTGATTTACTTAATTTTGAGCAGTTGAATAATAATCTAGATTTAATAAATGAAATATTAAAGGATGGGATAAAGATTTATGGATAA
- a CDS encoding D-alanyl-D-alanine carboxypeptidase family protein yields the protein MGKILKKLTAIMLAVLFVIPATGYAAEAKKKPVVEIYSKNSILVDQKTGRVITSKEPDKQVPLASISKVMTFYVAQDAIKNGEVKKDDLVTIDKKMLKVSGSTMHLKEGEKVKFNELLKGLMIVSANDGAVAIASHVCKGDVDAFVDRMNAKAKELGMKNTYFINPNGLPIYDWTKKDGDPKQNHSTARDIATMTKNLLDDYEEETIAITDCKLDHAPSRDCNYYNTNPLLHMHSNVDGLKTGYTDLAGYCLVFTDKMNSDGKSDMDNRMIGVVMGNWCKEDRVRSANALYNLGENFETKLMCKKGETVATGNIDNISDLDNIDLQPKRDCYGVVKNNEDITEKVRYVKIDATPNEETTVAYLDYIDQYGDVIQSVPLVSSNLEHISLVSRAKLMGNKIKRLFNMDKIDEKKELPYTVVV from the coding sequence ATGGGAAAAATACTAAAAAAACTAACTGCAATTATGTTGGCTGTACTATTTGTTATACCAGCCACTGGTTATGCAGCCGAAGCAAAGAAGAAGCCGGTTGTAGAGATATACTCTAAAAATTCAATACTAGTAGACCAAAAGACGGGAAGGGTTATAACTTCAAAAGAACCAGATAAACAGGTTCCACTTGCTAGTATTAGTAAGGTTATGACTTTCTATGTTGCTCAAGATGCGATAAAGAACGGAGAAGTTAAAAAAGATGACCTAGTGACAATAGACAAGAAGATGCTAAAAGTTAGCGGATCTACTATGCACCTTAAAGAAGGTGAAAAAGTTAAATTCAACGAGCTTTTAAAAGGACTTATGATTGTATCTGCAAACGACGGTGCGGTTGCGATTGCATCTCATGTATGCAAAGGCGATGTAGATGCATTTGTTGATAGAATGAACGCAAAAGCTAAAGAATTAGGTATGAAAAATACTTATTTTATAAATCCAAACGGCCTACCTATATACGACTGGACTAAAAAAGACGGCGATCCAAAACAGAACCACTCAACAGCTAGAGATATAGCTACTATGACAAAGAATTTACTTGACGATTATGAAGAAGAAACTATTGCTATTACAGATTGCAAGCTTGACCACGCTCCTTCAAGAGATTGCAACTACTACAATACAAATCCACTTCTTCACATGCATTCAAATGTAGACGGATTAAAAACAGGATATACAGATTTAGCAGGATACTGCCTAGTATTTACAGATAAGATGAATTCAGATGGAAAAAGCGACATGGATAACAGAATGATAGGTGTTGTTATGGGCAACTGGTGTAAAGAGGACAGGGTTCGGTCTGCAAATGCACTTTATAATTTAGGGGAAAATTTTGAAACTAAACTTATGTGTAAAAAAGGTGAAACTGTTGCAACAGGTAATATAGACAATATATCAGATTTAGATAATATAGATTTACAGCCTAAGAGAGATTGCTATGGTGTTGTTAAAAACAACGAGGATATAACTGAAAAGGTTAGATATGTGAAGATAGACGCTACACCAAATGAAGAAACTACTGTGGCGTACCTAGATTACATAGACCAGTACGGAGATGTTATACAGTCTGTACCTCTTGTTAGCAGCAATTTAGAGCATATTTCGCTTGTTTCAAGGGCAAAATTAATGGGTAATAAGATAAAGAGATTATTCAATATGGACAAAATAGATGAGAAAAAGGAGCTACCTTATACAGTAGTTGTTTAG
- a CDS encoding DMT family transporter codes for MAKPLNRKASEVLLGSVIIARATSFLFLKLLLENMGQFTLLGIRSMIAFAVLVVIGFKTLKKTDKNDLFYGFLVGASFFVVMFLELTGLKYTTSVSIAFEENTAIIIVPIILAIMTRKFPDKKTILMFFMCGIGIVLLNFKPEGFEFNFGDLLGMMTALTYAGTIILTSKVADKADPIRVGIYQVGTMGILSLIAAFIFETPALPATGIEWTYMLYLAIICSVFGFTLQPYAQSWTTAERASVLCALNPITVAVLGALFLGETLTVKGIIGAVLIIASIIV; via the coding sequence ATGGCAAAACCTTTAAATAGAAAAGCTTCCGAGGTGCTACTTGGCTCTGTCATCATCGCAAGGGCAACGTCGTTTCTGTTTTTAAAGCTTCTTTTGGAAAATATGGGACAGTTCACTCTTTTAGGAATTAGGTCGATGATTGCATTTGCAGTGCTTGTAGTAATCGGATTTAAAACACTTAAAAAGACAGATAAAAATGATTTATTCTATGGATTTTTGGTTGGAGCATCGTTTTTCGTCGTTATGTTCTTAGAATTAACAGGACTTAAATACACTACCTCAGTTTCGATAGCATTTGAGGAAAATACAGCAATTATAATAGTTCCGATTATTTTAGCAATTATGACTAGAAAATTTCCAGATAAGAAAACAATTTTGATGTTCTTTATGTGCGGAATAGGTATAGTTTTACTCAACTTCAAACCTGAGGGATTTGAGTTCAACTTTGGTGATTTGCTAGGAATGATGACAGCTCTGACTTATGCAGGTACAATTATCTTGACTTCTAAAGTTGCTGACAAGGCGGATCCGATAAGAGTTGGTATTTATCAGGTAGGTACGATGGGAATTCTTTCGCTGATTGCAGCATTTATATTTGAAACTCCTGCACTTCCTGCGACTGGAATTGAGTGGACTTATATGTTGTATCTGGCAATTATATGCAGTGTGTTTGGCTTTACACTTCAACCTTATGCTCAAAGTTGGACTACTGCAGAGAGAGCAAGTGTGCTTTGTGCATTAAATCCTATTACTGTCGCTGTTTTAGGAGCGTTGTTCTTGGGTGAAACCCTTACTGTTAAGGGGATTATTGGAGCAGTTTTGATTATTGCTAGTATCATTGTTTAG
- a CDS encoding HepT-like ribonuclease domain-containing protein — MDNKKGNEYYLKKVITDLEFVVKHTENINKYELEENEILVDSVMFRLIQISENANKLSDEFKQNYAFIPWRAIKGMRNKIVHDYGSVDLGVVYDTVKEDIPELLRELKESFD; from the coding sequence ATGGATAATAAAAAGGGAAATGAATATTATTTAAAAAAAGTTATAACTGATTTAGAATTTGTAGTTAAGCATACAGAAAATATAAATAAATATGAACTTGAAGAAAATGAAATTCTTGTAGATTCGGTAATGTTTAGGCTAATACAGATATCAGAAAATGCCAATAAGTTATCCGATGAATTTAAACAAAATTATGCATTTATACCTTGGAGAGCTATAAAAGGTATGAGGAATAAGATAGTTCATGACTATGGAAGTGTTGATTTAGGGGTAGTGTATGATACTGTAAAAGAAGATATACCAGAATTATTAAGGGAGTTAAAGGAGAGTTTTGATTAG
- a CDS encoding MFS transporter, with amino-acid sequence MENNKNKKRISQAMLFIIFFGIVSLFSDMTHEGASSIRGAYFTILGASAGAIGFVSGLGELIGYSMRYVFGRIADKRKNYWFMTIFGYVIDVLAVPALALVGENGWIAAAILLIIQRMGKAIKKPAKDTIMSFAASQEGVGKSFGIQEMLDQIGAFLGPVLLYLVMLFKTTGTTFEIYSTCFAVLAIPGAITIIMLLITRKKFPNPENFEPEAKEFVPFEMKKSFKYYIMGISLFAFGFIDYSLVIMHISRNFTSIAGGLAETSSIINSGTIPLLYAGAMLVDAVAALIFGYMYDKKGVKVLVLSTIISAPFSAFVFLGKSVPMVIFGVVLWGIGMGAQESILKAAVTTMVPKSSRATGYGIFECSFGIFWFLGSWLLGVLYDVSVPVMVVVSVVAQIAAIPMYLKSTKLR; translated from the coding sequence ATGGAGAATAATAAAAATAAAAAGAGAATTTCTCAGGCTATGCTGTTCATAATTTTCTTTGGGATAGTGAGCTTGTTTTCTGATATGACGCACGAGGGTGCATCGAGTATAAGAGGTGCATACTTCACGATACTTGGAGCTTCGGCGGGTGCGATTGGGTTTGTGTCTGGACTTGGAGAGCTTATAGGATATTCGATGAGATATGTCTTTGGTAGGATTGCAGATAAGAGAAAAAACTACTGGTTTATGACTATTTTTGGATATGTTATAGACGTATTAGCTGTGCCTGCACTTGCTTTGGTCGGCGAAAATGGATGGATTGCCGCTGCGATTTTACTCATCATACAGAGAATGGGTAAGGCAATTAAAAAACCAGCAAAGGATACAATTATGTCGTTTGCAGCATCACAAGAAGGTGTTGGAAAGAGCTTTGGAATTCAGGAGATGCTAGATCAAATCGGAGCTTTTTTAGGGCCAGTTCTTCTTTATTTGGTGATGCTTTTTAAAACTACAGGGACAACATTTGAGATATATTCGACTTGTTTTGCGGTACTTGCGATACCTGGTGCGATTACAATTATCATGCTTTTAATCACTAGAAAAAAATTCCCTAATCCAGAGAATTTTGAACCAGAAGCTAAAGAGTTTGTGCCATTTGAGATGAAGAAATCATTTAAGTATTACATAATGGGGATAAGTTTATTCGCTTTTGGGTTTATTGATTATTCACTTGTGATTATGCATATTTCAAGGAATTTTACATCTATTGCTGGGGGTCTTGCTGAGACTTCTTCAATTATAAATAGCGGAACAATTCCACTTCTTTACGCAGGTGCGATGCTTGTCGATGCAGTTGCTGCACTTATTTTCGGATATATGTATGATAAAAAGGGCGTAAAAGTGTTGGTATTATCTACAATTATATCAGCTCCGTTTTCTGCGTTTGTATTTTTAGGAAAATCTGTACCAATGGTTATATTTGGAGTAGTTCTTTGGGGAATTGGAATGGGTGCACAGGAGTCTATTTTAAAAGCTGCAGTGACTACAATGGTGCCAAAGAGCAGTAGAGCTACTGGATATGGGATTTTTGAGTGTTCTTTTGGGATATTTTGGTTCTTGGGAAGCTGGCTTCTTGGAGTGCTTTACGATGTGAGTGTGCCTGTTATGGTCGTTGTGTCTGTTGTGGCTCAGATTGCAGCAATTCCGATGTATTTGAAATCTACAAAATTAAGATAG